DNA sequence from the Sphingomonas taxi genome:
AACGGCCCGAGAAAGGTGTTGTCGATCGCGATCGGCGGCTTCTCGTCGGCATCGGCGAAGATCGCGTCGCGGCTTGCCGCCACCGCCTCGATATCGACCAGCGCGTTGGTCGGGTTGGCAGGGCTTTCGAGATAGATCAGCGCGACATGGCCGGTCCTGGCTTCGGTCAGCACCGCGTCGATCTCCTCGCGCGTCGCGCCGGCGGGGAAGTCGAGCCACTTGACCCCGAACTTGCCGAGGATGCGACCGATCAGCGTCTCGGTCGCCGCATAGAGCGGGCCGGAATGGACGATTGTGTCGCCCGGCTTGGTCATCGCGAGGAACAGCGTGGCAATCGCCGACATGCCGCTGGAGAAGGCGAGCGCGTCCTCGGCCTCTTCCCAGATGCCGAGCCGGTCTTCGAGGATCTCCTGATTCGGGCCGTTGAAGCGCGAATAGACGAGGCCGTCGGCGCCGCCCGGGCGCTTGCCGGTGACGCCCTCGAAATGGCGCTTGCCCGCGGCGGCATTGGGGAAGACGAAGGTCGAGGTGAGGAAGATCGGCGGCTTGAGCGCGCCTTCCGACAGCGCCGGGTCGAAGCCGTGTCCCATCATCATCGTCGAGGGGCGCAGCTTGCGGTCGCCGATCTTCTCGACGCCGATGTCGGTGGCGGCAGGGCTCGGGGTGCCGCCGGCGCCGGTCAGTTCTGCTTCGTCGGGCATGGTCTTCTCCTTGATGGCGAAGAGCATAGCCGCGGATCGTAACGGATGACACCAGTTTGCGGTTGGTGGTGGGAGATGTGGGCGGACGCGTCCCAGTTCGTCATCCCGACGAAAGTCGGGACCTATGGATACGGTGCCGTCCGCGATAGTGCGCATCATCGGCCGCCCGCACCCATGGGTCCCGGCTTTCGCCGGGATGACGAGGAGGGCGATCCTTACCCCAATCCGATCACGCTGATCTGCCGCCCGTAATCCGCCTCTCCGCGGTGCGTCGCGCGGCGGAAGCTGTAGAAGCGCTCCTCGTCGCCATAGGTGTCGAGCCCGAGCGCCTCGATCCGCGTCACCCCCGCGGCGGCGAGGCGATGCGCGACATAGGCTTCGAGATCGAACTGGTGATGGCCCGCGCGGCCATCGGCGAAGAAGCGCTCGTTCGCCGCATCGGCTTCGGCGAAGGTGCGCAGGAAGCCGTCGTCCACCTCATAGGAGGCGCGCGCGATGCACGGCCCGATCGCGGCGACGATCCGCTCGCGCCGCGCGCCGAGCGACGCCATCGCCGCGAGCGTCGCATCGGTGACGCCGCCGAGCGCACCCTTCCAGCCGGCATGCGCCGCACCGACGACGCCCGCATCGCGATCGGCGAACAGCACCGGCGCGCAATCCGCGGTGAGGATACCCAGCAGCAGCCCCGGCCTGTCGGTGACCAGCGCATCCGCCCGTGGCCGCGCCGCGGCGGCATAGGGCGCGGTGACGACCACCGCCTCGGCCGAATGGATCTGGTATAGCCCGAGCAGCGCCGCGCCGGGCAGCACCGCGTCCGTGGCGAGGCGGCGGTTCTCGGCGACCGCGGCGGGATCGTCGGCCGAGCCCAGGCCGGCGTTGAGCCCGGCAACCATGCCGTCCGACACGCCCCCGCGGCGGCCGAAAAAACCATGCGGCACGTCGCCGAGGCGGCGCGCGCGGATCACCTCGACGCTCACAGTGCGAGCCGCATCAGATGGTCCTCGTCGGCATGATTGCCGACCATGAAGGTGTAGATGCCGATCTCCTCGAAGCCATAACGTTCGTAGAAGCGCCGCGCGCGATGGTTGTCGACATAGACCGACAGGAACAGCTCGCCTGCACCACGCGCCCGCGCGGTGGCGATCACCCAGTCCATCATCCGCGCCGCCAGCCCGCTGCCCTGCTGCGACCCGCGCAGGTACAATTGACGCAGCTCGATCATCGCGCCGGCAGGCGTCACCGGCAGCGCATGCGGCCCCAGCTTCGCGAACCCCACCGCCGCGCCATCGTCCTCGGCGAGCAGGAAGGCGAAGGCGGGGTCGGCCAGCTCCGCCCGCCACCGCTCGACGGTCAGCGCATCGAGGAAGCTCGCCAGATCGGCAGGGTCGTAGAGCGAGCCGAAGGTCGCGGTGAAGCAATCCGCCATCAATGCGGCGATCGCCTCGGCATCGGCAACCGTCGGGTTGCGCAGCGTCGCGGTCATGCGCCGAACGCCGCCGGAGTGGGCCAATCGTGGTGCGTCACCGCCAGCGCCTTGAACAGCAGCCCCATGTCTCCCATCAATCGCGCGCGGTCGGCGAGGATCGCCTCGGTCCGCTCGGGCGCATGGCGGGCGAGTGCGGTGGCACGGCCGTCGATGCCGAGCTGACCGAGCAGGTCGCGCTGCGTCACCGGTCCCCAGGCGACCGCGCCCGCCGCCTGCGCCGCGGCGGCGAGCGTGGTGAAGTCGACATGCGCCGACAGATCGTTGTCGCCCGGCGTCTCGAACGGATTGGCGAAGCCGTGGCCGCGCACCGCCTGCAACGTCTCGCCGACCGCCGGTCCCTCGTAGCCGTAATCGATCGCGACCAGCGCGCCGCCCTGCGCGGCGATGCGGCGGCCGAGAGCCTGCATCACCGCGACGCTCGCCGGCGAAATTTCCAGCACCGATCCGGCGGGGGCGTCGCGGAGCGGTTCGGGGAGCAGGTCGACCGGTACCGCCTTGCCCGCGATCGGCAGGAACAACGTGTCCTGACAGGCGACCAGCCGTTCGTGCCAGCCCTCCCCGCGGCGGACGAGCTGGCGGATCGGCAAGGCGTCGAAGAATTCGTTGGCGACGACGAGCAGCGCGACGTCGCTGGGCAAGGTGTCGACGCCGTCGTGCCACGTCGCCTCCGGCACGCGCTCGGCCTGCGCGGCGCGAAGGACGGGGCTGGTCTCGACGAAATGCACCGCGGGGACGAGGCCCGCCTTGGCCATCGCGCGTAACGCGTCGGCGGCGAGCGTACCGCGACCGGGACCGAGCTCGACCCAGGCGACGTCGGGTCGTCCGGCGCGGTCCCACAGATCGGCGCACCACAGGCCGATCAGCTCGCCGAACATCTGGCTGATCTCGGGCGCGGTGACGAAATCGCCGCGCGCGCCGAACGGGTCGCGCGTCGCATAATAATGCGCGTTGGCGGCGGCCATGAACTGCGACACCGGCATCGGCCCGGCAAGGGTGATCGCGCGCGCGAGACGGTCGGGGAGGGGAGCTTCGGTCACCCGCCC
Encoded proteins:
- a CDS encoding cystathionine gamma-synthase family protein, with translation MPDEAELTGAGGTPSPAATDIGVEKIGDRKLRPSTMMMGHGFDPALSEGALKPPIFLTSTFVFPNAAAGKRHFEGVTGKRPGGADGLVYSRFNGPNQEILEDRLGIWEEAEDALAFSSGMSAIATLFLAMTKPGDTIVHSGPLYAATETLIGRILGKFGVKWLDFPAGATREEIDAVLTEARTGHVALIYLESPANPTNALVDIEAVAASRDAIFADADEKPPIAIDNTFLGPLWQQPLRHGADIVVYSLTKYAGGHSDLVAGGVLGSKAHINTIRSMRNTIGTICDPHTAWMLLRSLETLELRMSRAGENAVKVCAFLRDHPKVERVGYLGFLPDTPGMERQADIYRRHCTGAGSTFSLIVKGGEAEAFRFLDALRIAKLAVSLGGTETLASHPAAMTHLSVPEERKAALGITDNLVRISIGVEDADDLIADFDQALNAI
- the pgeF gene encoding peptidoglycan editing factor PgeF; this encodes MSVEVIRARRLGDVPHGFFGRRGGVSDGMVAGLNAGLGSADDPAAVAENRRLATDAVLPGAALLGLYQIHSAEAVVVTAPYAAAARPRADALVTDRPGLLLGILTADCAPVLFADRDAGVVGAAHAGWKGALGGVTDATLAAMASLGARRERIVAAIGPCIARASYEVDDGFLRTFAEADAANERFFADGRAGHHQFDLEAYVAHRLAAAGVTRIEALGLDTYGDEERFYSFRRATHRGEADYGRQISVIGLG
- a CDS encoding GNAT family N-acetyltransferase gives rise to the protein MTATLRNPTVADAEAIAALMADCFTATFGSLYDPADLASFLDALTVERWRAELADPAFAFLLAEDDGAAVGFAKLGPHALPVTPAGAMIELRQLYLRGSQQGSGLAARMMDWVIATARARGAGELFLSVYVDNHRARRFYERYGFEEIGIYTFMVGNHADEDHLMRLAL
- a CDS encoding class I SAM-dependent methyltransferase, with product MPVSQFMAAANAHYYATRDPFGARGDFVTAPEISQMFGELIGLWCADLWDRAGRPDVAWVELGPGRGTLAADALRAMAKAGLVPAVHFVETSPVLRAAQAERVPEATWHDGVDTLPSDVALLVVANEFFDALPIRQLVRRGEGWHERLVACQDTLFLPIAGKAVPVDLLPEPLRDAPAGSVLEISPASVAVMQALGRRIAAQGGALVAIDYGYEGPAVGETLQAVRGHGFANPFETPGDNDLSAHVDFTTLAAAAQAAGAVAWGPVTQRDLLGQLGIDGRATALARHAPERTEAILADRARLMGDMGLLFKALAVTHHDWPTPAAFGA